Below is a genomic region from Kazachstania africana CBS 2517 chromosome 9, complete genome.
CACCATCTGGGGTCATTAAGGATAAGAAACCGTCATCAATGTCTAATAATTGGAATTCAGTTCTCTTAACGAATGGACATTCCATGTTGTGAGTGGATGGAGATAAATCTTCTAACTTCTTACCAGTAAAGATATCTAAAGCAACTAAATGGACTTTAGCGTGACCGTGCTTACCGGTCTTGGAAGTGGACATATCAACAATCTTACATGGTCTACCCTTGATAACAACGAAACCGTTCTTTCTTAAAGCGGAACATTGCATTGGGTAAGTAGCGGAGGAACCAGCGTCAGCAACTTCGAAATTgtgttcttcttcagccattttttctattatttgatttatttatctTATTACTCTTTCAATTGGAAACTACTAACAACAGGCACGTTTTCTATTCTTCTCCCCCATCGGTGCCTTAAATAAAACTTTTCTCGAGGCGAAAATTtctactttttttttttttttttttttgcctgaaaattttttttggtggaaaaaaaaaattttttttgaaattgggACTGTCGAAACCCGTACACCGCGACGGGAAAGCCTGCCTGAGATATCAGAAATTGCAAGACAGACAGAGTTATATATGGAAGGCCTGAGAGTTGTTGTTTGGCGTTATATGGTGAAAAGTAGAACAAATATGCAGTGGAAGCCATCGTCAACGTCTTCATCGGTGGTCAGTATAGCAGGGACTGTAGTGACTACGCTGCTGTTGCTCAGACTGTTGTTGTCCTCATCAGTCGTGCCTCTCGGTCTATCTCTGTTTGGACCTTACGTACCGGATTTTAAGAATGTACCTGGTGTGGAGTATTATGATCTACGTAACTACCAGGGGAATAGTGATGGATGGCAGCGTAACGACAGGATCCTGTTCTGTGTGCCACTAAGAGACGCTGCTGAACATCTCCCGATGTTCTTTGAACATCTCAATTTGATGACTTATCCACACAATTTCATCGATTTATCCTTCCTAGTGAGTGACTCTTCAGATGACACCATGGGTGTCTTACTGTCCCACTTACAATCTGCTCAATCTCAGATGGATAAGTCTAAAAGATTCGGTAATATAGAGATCTATGAAAAGGATTTTGGTCAGATCATTGGTCAATCTTTCTCTGATAGACATGGTTTCGCGGCTCAGGGTCCTAGAAGAAAACTTATGGCAAGAGCAAGAAACTGGCTGGGCTCCGTGGCATTGAAACCGTACCATTCCTGGGTCTATTGGAGAGACGTGGACGTCGAAACTGTACCTCGCACAATCATGGAAGATCTAATGCATCACGATAAAGACGTCATCGTACCAAACGTATGGAGACCTCTTCCAGATTGGTTAGGGAACATCCAGCCTTATGATCTTAATTCGTGGCAAGAATCCGAAGGTGGGTTACAGTTGGCAGAAGCGCTGGAGGAAGACGCGGTCATCGTGGAGGGGTACCCTGAATACGCTACATGGAGGCCTCATCTAGCGTACATGAGAGATCCTAATGGCGAtccagaagaagaaatggaatTGGATGGTATCGGTGGTGTCTCAATTTTGTCTAAGGCTAAGGTGTTTCGTACGGGTTCTCACTTCCCTGCTTTCtcctttgaaaaacatGCTGAAACTGAAGCATTCGGAAGATTATCAAGAAGAATGAATTACAACGTCGTTGGGCTGCCTCATTACGTGATTTGGCACATTTACGAACCTTCCACCGAAGATTTAAAACATATGGCTTGGATggctgaagaagaaaaacgtAGATTGGAAGAATCAAGAATCAAAGATTTTTATGACAAGATTTGGAGAACAGGGTTTGAAGACGTTAGAGACGATTGGGCCGATGAAAGAGATGCCATCCTATTAAATATCGATTACTCTGCAACTTCcgaaagaaaaattgcaGTGGATTGGTCTGAAAATGGAGACGGTTCAGAATTAGTCGAAAATAACGTTCAAGAACCAAATAGGGAAGTCCCAGCAGATTTCGATCCTTCTCTATAATTAAGTTTGTCAtgtaaattttcaaagtatatatatataaagtaaTAATTGCAATATTTAACATCTATAAATGAAGAACCTCACCCGCTGAAAAAAAACTACTGGTCCACTAAAGGTGAATTAATGAAACTGTACATCAAAGATCCCAGAACAAGGTCCAAATTTCAACTGAATGGAACCGTCAATGATACCGTCCGGGATTTGAAACACCATATCGTTAAAAGTCACAAGTTAGTGTGTCATACGGATGAAATAAGTCTCATATATTCAGGGAAGCTTTTGCAGGATGATGCAACATTGAACTCGTTGCACTTAAAGGACAACGCACAAATTGTAATGCTCATACGACGTAGGCCATCACCGATTTcagataatgataaaaagaTTAGACGACTAGTCGAACTAGGGTTTCAAAGGGATAGCGTCATCGATGCGTTGGAGGCTCATAATTACAATACAGAAGATGCATTAACAGAGTTAACCACTGTTACTGAATCGCATACGATAGAGAGTGACCCGACAAGACTCTTTGTAGAGGTCACACTAGAAGATCTCATTGCATTGAGACAAATCAAAGATGGAGATACCGAAGCAATACGACCATTAATTACTAGCCTCACCGAGAGGTACCCTCATTTGGCAAATGATCTACAAAGTGATCCCGATAAGTACGTCAATATCATGTTGAATCTTATGAACGATACTGTAAGTAGCAATGCCAAGGAATTTGAAGCCAGCGAAAGTGAGAGTGAGCAAGATTCTGCATAACTTcacaaattttgattcatatCATCCTTCTAATGTCAAAACAAGCTGCCATTCATTACATCTTGGAGTTTCCAAGCTTTCACTGAATCTGCCATCTTCACAGTAGCAATATAAGATCAACGTCTACCCATCcataatttctttattgatCATCATATAAACAATTATATAAACATTAAAATACCGTTGAATTCATATGGTAAATTTTACGTTTGGTTTAAAGTTTGGCTGTTCAACACAAACCTCTTCAGGttctttatcttcagcATTTTCATCAGAAATATCTGACTCACTTAAGCTACTTCCATTCGTATTTTTACCCCTCTCATCGAAAATTTTAGGTTCTTCAATCTCTTCTTCAGACGATGAactcaatttttcaatgttctTAGATTCAATAGCATATTTTTCCTTATTCTTAGGAGATAACATATGCGTTAACGATTTTTGTTGTTCTCTGACATTCCAATTCAATGTCCTACTTATACTGTTAATGAATTCCATAGGTGACGATTCCACCGTAGGGAAGCTATATGGACTTGCTGAAATAGTTATAAAATCTCCCTTTTGTAACTCAGTCCTATCTTTACCATCAAACGAAGCCCATGCAGTACTTCTTGATTTCGCGGATACtttcactttcaaattgatattatcTGGTAAAATAATAGGTCGGAAACTTAAAGTATGTGGACATATTGGCGTCACTGCTATAGCATTCACTGTGGGACATACAAGAGAGCCACCTGCACTTAATGAGTATGCTGTAGACCCCGTCGGCGTAGCAATGATTAGGCCATCTGCCTGTGCCACTGTCATCAAGGAACCGTCTCCATATAACTCTAACATTGAGATGAATGGACTTGGACCACGATCTATTGTCAGTTCATTCAGTATATGGTGAGTAGAGACTAATTCTACGACGCAAATGTTTTTACCCGTCCTTGGATCTCGTTCTGGTTTATGTCTTCTATAAAGTTTACATTCTAGCCGAAGTCTTAAATAAGTTCTAATCTTCTTATTCAAGATATCTGGAAGATCCTTTCTGAAATTCTCAAACTTAAAATTGGTTAGAAATCCCAGAGATCCCAATGAAAAGGACATAATCGGTGGCACatgtttcttgaaaatgGAACTGACGTATAAAACCGTACCATCACCACCCATAGTGACGACCAGATCAAAGAAAACGTCATTGCTATCAATGAAATCCGTAGTCCAGTATTTGATCCTACTAGCGACACACTTAGAATCTTTGCAAATCTCTATTGCACTGAATTTACtgtcatttttcaatactgAATCCACGTAGACGTTAATATGCGGGAAAGTGCACAACACCCATTCAACGAGTTCTCTGGTCAGATAGTACAGAGAAACATCGTTTAATTTCGTCACGATCATCAAGTTTTCCACTTGAAGATCAACCTTCGTATTGATAATATCCTTGGAAAGCATCCGGACCCCATACGCAGTCGTAGCATACTGAAAATGTGTATTTGCAGAACTCCTGTTGCGAGAATGAGGAGTCACAAGACTTGAAACGCTTCCATTACTCAAATTACTCAACGATTCTCTAGATTCATTCTCCTTATTGCTCAGCGATCTTAATGCTGGATCGCCTGCAACCATCAAACGACCCGACATCTTAGCCTTTGGTAAATTCTCTTCCATCATGCGACACACACACAGACTCTAATGTTGAGCAACCTATCAACAACTCCTTTATATACCTTTTGCTTATCAAACGTATAGTGTAATTCCATGCAATATTGCAAATTATTTCCCTTGAAATAAGATATTCCCGATGCCAACggaatcaaaattttgcaaACACTTAATATTAACAAGttgaacaaaataattGGCTGATATCAGGCAGAAAGAGGTATCGAGACGTGATGAGTAGGAACATAGACAAGGCCAACTCTGTGCTGGTGAGGTACCAGGAACAACAAGCTAGCGAAACGGGTGGGTATAAGGATTATTCGCGGTATAAGAGACCCAAGAGTGTGAATTCTGTTAAGACGTTGAAAGAGTGTCTCTCTTGGAGATCGCAGATTATCAGTGAGATCAAGTCTAATACCACCAGAATATACGATCCATCGCTGGACGAAGTGACAACAAGAGATTTGAACGATACTATTAATGACGGCGTGGCAGAATTACAGAAGTGGGACCATCAGATCCTGAAGAAGTTCAACCATAGACCAGCAAAAGTGCATATTGGGGGTAAGATGATTTTGGGGAAACGCTATTTTGGCAGAAGTGTAGAGCTTCCCGAGATTAAGGAAGTAGTAGAGCAGGAACGCAATAGGAAGTTACAGGTCGATGAAGTTATTGATACTAAAAAGATTCCagataagaagaagaacaagcGGTACTATTCATGGGACAACGCAGATGTGGACTTTGAGCAGGAATGGACCCATAAATTGAGAGAGTACTATAAGGATGAAATCGAACCAATGGAGGAAGATTCAGAAGATGCTGACTTCCAAGTACCCACATTGTCACAAATGGAGGTGTGGCTTGTCGAAAGACGGAAACAAAAGCTGCTTCAAGAGTTGCAACTTTAATTCACATCCGTTCAACGGTGTTATATTTTTGACACCGTCGGTGCAATTTCCAAAGATAACAGACGCTTTTTCTGGATTCAGTTTCAACACAGGCTTCTGCCCAGCATTCGCATCCTGTAGCGCACCTGACTGCCCTATCATGGTGTCCGGCTCAAATTACAAGAGCAGTCAACCTCTCGTTATTCAAGAGGCTTCAATCGCTCGATCTTGCAACATCATTGAGAAACTGGTATTTTCTCAAATGCAAACTACGTCAGGTCAAACTTTATCGAACATCCACAATTGGGACCGTTGTAATCCTCTCAGACTACTACTATCCACGTAAAACAGACAGTATATACTCATCTTTCATGTATGTTAAATCGTAAATCGATTTGCATTTTTTCGCATTTGTTAGAAGAATCAATTAATAATCAGTTTTTGACATCAATCTTGTAAATACAAAACAGAAAGAATATAAGTTAAATATGAGAAGACCTGTGAGAAAATTGCTCTATTGGATCTTCCTAATAACAGTTGTTGTCTACACAGTAAAACAAAGCTCTAAGACGATGTTTCTCAGGAGAACCGCTTCAAAAGCTCCCGTGGTGATCATTGGGTCAGGCCTCGCCGGTCTATCGACTGCTAACCAATTAGTCGACAGTTATAATATCCCAGTCGTACTCCTCGACAAAGCTGCATCAATTGGTGGAAATTCTATAAAGGCATCTAGTGGTATCAATGGTGTTAACACCAAGACTCAGGAATCGTTAAATGTTGAAGATTCACCTGAATTGTTCTATGAAGACACGTTCAAATCAGCAAAGGGCAGAGGTATCCCcaatttaatgaagaaattatcaCAGGAATCGAAACTAGCAATTTCATGGTTACAGAATAAGCCATTCAACATCAAACTTGATGCTTTGGCTCAGTTAGGTGGCCATTCCAAAGCAAGAACCCATAGGTCCAATGGTAAACTACCTCCAGGCTATGAAATTGTCTCTACCTTATCGAAACACTTGAAGTCTGTTAGTGAAAAGAACTCTGAATTagttcaaattttattgaatagTAAAGTAACAAATATCgactttgaaaataatcAGGTATCAAAGGTACATTATATCGATTCACAAAATAAGCCACAAGCCCTAGATGCTAGTAATGTGGTTTTCGCAACAGGTGGGTTTGGATACTCCAAGGATATGTTACAAAAGTATGCTCCACAATTACTGAATCTACCAACTACAAATGGTGATCAAACTACAGGCGATGgtcaaataattcttgaaaaattaagtGCAGAGCTTGTTGATATGGATCAAGTTCAGGTGCATCCAACTGGTTTCATCGATCCAAATGATCGTAACAACAACTGGAAATTTTTAGCTGCTGAGGCATTGAGAGGTCTGGGGGGTATTCTTCTGAATCCCATTGATGGTAAAAGATTTGTTAATGAACTGGACACAAGAGACAATGTGACTGCAGCAATACAAAAATTCTGCCCTCAAGATGATAATACAGCTCTTTTAGTCATGAACGAAAACGTTTATTCGGcttataaaaataatatggACTTTTATATCTCCAAAAACTTGATTAGAAAAATGtcaataaaagaatttataGGCGAATTTAGCATACCAATAAAATCAACAGAGTTGATAAATGACTTCGTACAATATTCTTCAACAACTGTCGCAGATACACACGGCCGTTCATCTAAAGTGAACACTTTTAATATAGAAATCGATGAAAACAGCCCAATATATGTGGGAGAAATTACTCCTGTTGTACATTTTACAATGGGTGGTGTCAAGATCAATGAAAACTCTCAGGTTTTGGATAAGAATGACAATATCCTAGCAAGAGGTTTATATGCTGCCGGAGAAGTCTCTGGAGGTGTCCATGGTTCTAACAGATTGGGTGGCTCAAGTTTGCTAGAATGCGTGGTCTTTGGTAGGACGGCCGCGGACAATATTGCGTCAAGTTGGTAGAAGGATGccaatatatttttacttTGATTTATCATTAAGATACTCGGCTCTAATCATACATTTCAACAACCATTGAGGTGTATGTGCCTGGCCATGAACGTACACATCTTTTTCTCTATCTCTACATGATATAGACTTGAATAGATACTAAAAATGTCCATATATATTCGATTATTTCATTTAGAGACAGTTCTATAGAAacttataattttataacTTGAACTAGCTGCTTCAGCTTAACAAACCCGTTGATGGTACAGACCGGTTATTCGATTAAGCTTTTTCAAGCTCATTGTGGCAAAGACTGCAAGAGTATAAATGAATGACGTAaaggaagatcagaggatgtctcttgtatattattatcgttAATATTGTTCACGTTGTGGATGTcagtcaaataattaaaataattcttattaatcagtggttataccaaataatgcactggttatatataaaatataaccataatataaagtaatataaagtgatacaaactttgatcaaacttcagtgttcacctgagtatttataccttttccaacatattttgaattatgCCAATTATCATGTTATAGATTTATGAGTTAATACATTatcgtgtttatcacaccataaATATTTCGTGTCAACAAATGatcgtgtttatcacaccataattatttcttGTCAATATATggtcgtgtttatcacaccataattattgttcatatcttctataacattctaaattagTCATGctaactatcaaaacattgaaatgtcgGTATGttgccatttccagcagATGTCGCATTTTTGACAAAGTTGACATGACATAAGGAAATATTTAATACATACGGTAGGGGGACTGAAAagtatcaaaaataaaaaaatataagcGCAAGTGGTTTAGTGGTAAAATCCAACGTTGCCATCGTTGGGCCCCCGGTTCGATTCCGGGCTTGCGCAgctttaatttttcaaattttatttttggcAAAAATCCGAATTTGCATCTCGATGGaatcaaattgaatttCTGAGAAGTTTCTGTATTACAAATGCCATGATTAAAGGCTAATAGTGATAAATCAACACATAGTTGTCTATCTTATCCAGGCAGTACGTGCATAATGTACAGAGGAAGGAATAGATCAAGAAGGAATGATGTTAAAGGGCCAAATTCAGCCCTTACTCAGttcttgaaagaagaaggtatTAGTGCTGAGcatatcaaaaaaagatggGAAAAATCtcaaaagaaatcaaaagatgGTAGTGTAGAAGGCGAGGACACCGAAGCTAGCTTTACAAAATCTGAAGTAAGTGATGTGAATAGCAACACAgatattagtattattgaaaatgacgaGTTGGATCTTGACAAACCCGATGGATTCACGTCAGTTCAAAGGTCATATGTTGATAGATTCAAGTCAGTTGGCCATGACAGTGATGAGGAAGAGTATGAAAGCAGCAAAGCATCTTCAGGGCGGCTAAGTACACctaatgatgaagataatgacGCCGTCGTATcatcaagaagaaagagaacAAAGGAGTTGCTGCAATCTCgtaaaagaaagaagaagagagcTGCTAATCTTTTAAATAGACAAGAGAATGTTTTACCCACTTTACAAAATCTGTgtgttttgaaaattacaGAAAACATTTCTACGTGGAGAAGTGACAGttacaataaaaaaaatctagTTTTTAACCACCTAAGAGATGTTCTTGGTGGTATTTCCACTGCGAATCTAAATAATTTAGCTAACGCACTTTCCAGAAATCGGGCTCTCGATGATGAGACGCTGCAACtgtttttgaaaactgATTTGACACATTTAACTTTCCACGACTGTTCTAAGATTTCGTTTGATGGGTATAAAACACTGGCAATTTTTTCTCCCCATTTAACAAGCTTATCGTTACAGATGTGTGGCcaattaaataatgaagcATTGCTATACCTAGCGGAAAAGTTACCAAATTTAAACAGTTTATATCTGGATGGCCCATTTTTAGTTAATGAAGCAACGTGGGATGAATTCTTTGCTAGTATGAGGGGAAGGTTGAAGGAGTTTTACGTTTCCAATACCCATCGTTTCGTAGATAAGTCATTGACAAGTCTGCTAGTAAATTGTCATGAAAGTCTGCAATCTCTGGGCTTATCTAGGCTAGACTCCGTTTTTAACTATTCATTACTACcacaatatttgataaatgaaaaCTTCCATACTCTGGCAATAGAATACCCGtctaatgaagaagacgtGCAGGATGAAGTGATTATTAATATACTGGGACAAGTCGGTAGGAGTCTCAAAAATCTTACTCTGAGAGGATGTATTGAACTAACGGACTCAATGATCATCAACGGTATGGTTGCCTTTTTATCTGGAGAAAATTCTAAAAACACTACATTAAAGACACTGATACTAGACGATTTGGACCAAGTTACCGCTGATTCTTTGGTTTACTTCTTTAGTCAAGTATCTTTACCCTGTCTGGAGATATGTAGTTTGAGAAGGTGTGAGAAAGTAGGTGACATGGCCATAGTGGAGCT
It encodes:
- the KAFR0I02760 gene encoding uncharacterized protein (similar to Saccharomyces cerevisiae HYP2 (YEL034W) and ANB1 (YJR047C); ancestral locus Anc_1.478), with the protein product MAEEEHNFEVADAGSSATYPMQCSALRKNGFVVIKGRPCKIVDMSTSKTGKHGHAKVHLVALDIFTGKKLEDLSPSTHNMECPFVKRTEFQLLDIDDGFLSLMTPDGETKDDVKAPEGELGETMQAAFDEGKDLMVTIIAAMNEEAAISFKEAPRSD
- the ANP1 gene encoding Anp1p (similar to Saccharomyces cerevisiae ANP1 (YEL036C); ancestral locus Anc_1.479), encoding MVKSRTNMQWKPSSTSSSVVSIAGTVVTTLLLLRLLLSSSVVPLGLSLFGPYVPDFKNVPGVEYYDLRNYQGNSDGWQRNDRILFCVPLRDAAEHLPMFFEHLNLMTYPHNFIDLSFLVSDSSDDTMGVLLSHLQSAQSQMDKSKRFGNIEIYEKDFGQIIGQSFSDRHGFAAQGPRRKLMARARNWLGSVALKPYHSWVYWRDVDVETVPRTIMEDLMHHDKDVIVPNVWRPLPDWLGNIQPYDLNSWQESEGGLQLAEALEEDAVIVEGYPEYATWRPHLAYMRDPNGDPEEEMELDGIGGVSILSKAKVFRTGSHFPAFSFEKHAETEAFGRLSRRMNYNVVGLPHYVIWHIYEPSTEDLKHMAWMAEEEKRRLEESRIKDFYDKIWRTGFEDVRDDWADERDAILLNIDYSATSERKIAVDWSENGDGSELVENNVQEPNREVPADFDPSL
- the KAFR0I02780 gene encoding uncharacterized protein (similar to Saccharomyces cerevisiae RAD23 (YEL037C); ancestral locus Anc_1.480); translation: MKLYIKDPRTRSKFQLNGTVNDTVRDLKHHIVKSHKLVCHTDEISLIYSGKLLQDDATLNSLHLKDNAQIVMLIRRRPSPISDNDKKIRRLVELGFQRDSVIDALEAHNYNTEDALTELTTVTESHTIESDPTRLFVEVTLEDLIALRQIKDGDTEAIRPLITSLTERYPHLANDLQSDPDKYVNIMLNLMNDTVSSNAKEFEASESESEQDSA
- the UTR1 gene encoding NADH/NAD(+) kinase (similar to Saccharomyces cerevisiae YEF1 (YEL041W) and UTR1 (YJR049C); ancestral locus Anc_1.484), translating into MMEENLPKAKMSGRLMVAGDPALRSLSNKENESRESLSNLSNGSVSSLVTPHSRNRSSANTHFQYATTAYGVRMLSKDIINTKVDLQVENLMIVTKLNDVSLYYLTRELVEWVLCTFPHINVYVDSVLKNDSKFSAIEICKDSKCVASRIKYWTTDFIDSNDVFFDLVVTMGGDGTVLYVSSIFKKHVPPIMSFSLGSLGFLTNFKFENFRKDLPDILNKKIRTYLRLRLECKLYRRHKPERDPRTGKNICVVELVSTHHILNELTIDRGPSPFISMLELYGDGSLMTVAQADGLIIATPTGSTAYSLSAGGSLVCPTVNAIAVTPICPHTLSFRPIILPDNINLKVKVSAKSRSTAWASFDGKDRTELQKGDFITISASPYSFPTVESSPMEFINSISRTLNWNVREQQKSLTHMLSPKNKEKYAIESKNIEKLSSSSEEEIEEPKIFDERGKNTNGSSLSESDISDENAEDKEPEEVCVEQPNFKPNVKFTI
- the ISY1 gene encoding Isy1p (similar to Saccharomyces cerevisiae ISY1 (YJR050W); ancestral locus Anc_1.486), whose amino-acid sequence is MSRNIDKANSVLVRYQEQQASETGGYKDYSRYKRPKSVNSVKTLKECLSWRSQIISEIKSNTTRIYDPSLDEVTTRDLNDTINDGVAELQKWDHQILKKFNHRPAKVHIGGKMILGKRYFGRSVELPEIKEVVEQERNRKLQVDEVIDTKKIPDKKKNKRYYSWDNADVDFEQEWTHKLREYYKDEIEPMEEDSEDADFQVPTLSQMEVWLVERRKQKLLQELQL
- the OSM1 gene encoding fumarate reductase (similar to Saccharomyces cerevisiae YEL047C and OSM1 (YJR051W); ancestral locus Anc_1.490); its protein translation is MRRPVRKLLYWIFLITVVVYTVKQSSKTMFLRRTASKAPVVIIGSGLAGLSTANQLVDSYNIPVVLLDKAASIGGNSIKASSGINGVNTKTQESLNVEDSPELFYEDTFKSAKGRGIPNLMKKLSQESKLAISWLQNKPFNIKLDALAQLGGHSKARTHRSNGKLPPGYEIVSTLSKHLKSVSEKNSELVQILLNSKVTNIDFENNQVSKVHYIDSQNKPQALDASNVVFATGGFGYSKDMLQKYAPQLLNLPTTNGDQTTGDGQIILEKLSAELVDMDQVQVHPTGFIDPNDRNNNWKFLAAEALRGLGGILLNPIDGKRFVNELDTRDNVTAAIQKFCPQDDNTALLVMNENVYSAYKNNMDFYISKNLIRKMSIKEFIGEFSIPIKSTELINDFVQYSSTTVADTHGRSSKVNTFNIEIDENSPIYVGEITPVVHFTMGGVKINENSQVLDKNDNILARGLYAAGEVSGGVHGSNRLGGSSLLECVVFGRTAADNIASSW
- the RAD7 gene encoding UV-damaged DNA-binding protein RAD7 (similar to Saccharomyces cerevisiae RAD7 (YJR052W); ancestral locus Anc_1.492) — translated: MYRGRNRSRRNDVKGPNSALTQFLKEEGISAEHIKKRWEKSQKKSKDGSVEGEDTEASFTKSEVSDVNSNTDISIIENDELDLDKPDGFTSVQRSYVDRFKSVGHDSDEEEYESSKASSGRLSTPNDEDNDAVVSSRRKRTKELLQSRKRKKKRAANLLNRQENVLPTLQNLCVLKITENISTWRSDSYNKKNLVFNHLRDVLGGISTANLNNLANALSRNRALDDETLQLFLKTDLTHLTFHDCSKISFDGYKTLAIFSPHLTSLSLQMCGQLNNEALLYLAEKLPNLNSLYLDGPFLVNEATWDEFFASMRGRLKEFYVSNTHRFVDKSLTSLLVNCHESLQSLGLSRLDSVFNYSLLPQYLINENFHTLAIEYPSNEEDVQDEVIINILGQVGRSLKNLTLRGCIELTDSMIINGMVAFLSGENSKNTTLKTLILDDLDQVTADSLVYFFSQVSLPCLEICSLRRCEKVGDMAIVELFLNAAKDSLKSLHLNSMKELTKEAFNVLNCPNLEYIDLGFVRCVDNHVVELLGNNNPKLKLMDVFGDNLVTEKAKIRDRLTVIGRQSDSI